The following are from one region of the Mycolicibacterium diernhoferi genome:
- a CDS encoding RDD family protein, with translation MSTGGFDPYPSTYSAAGGKPGGLARRFFARVIDGILIGIVAFVLAFFTDTLSNIWVTGLFTGLLTFIYFVAFEVAQGSTPGKKILGLSVHGPGGAKPTLRQSAIRNAFTLLPIIPLIGGLLGVIAILVIAVTISGSATKQGKHDELAGGTQVLR, from the coding sequence ATGAGCACCGGTGGATTCGATCCGTACCCGAGTACCTACAGCGCCGCCGGCGGGAAGCCCGGCGGCCTCGCCCGCCGCTTCTTCGCCCGCGTCATCGACGGGATCCTCATCGGCATCGTCGCATTCGTGTTGGCGTTCTTCACCGACACACTGTCCAACATCTGGGTGACCGGACTGTTCACCGGTCTGCTCACCTTCATCTACTTCGTCGCCTTCGAGGTCGCTCAGGGCTCGACCCCGGGCAAGAAGATCCTCGGGCTGTCCGTGCACGGCCCCGGCGGGGCGAAACCCACACTGCGGCAGTCGGCGATCCGCAATGCGTTCACACTGTTGCCCATCATCCCGTTGATCGGCGGCCTGCTCGGTGTCATCGCCATCCTGGTGATCGCGGTGACCATCAGCGGCAGCGCGACCAAGCAGGGCAAGCACGATGAACTCGCCGGGGGTACCCAGGTCCTCAGATGA
- a CDS encoding TetR/AcrR family transcriptional regulator has translation MAGQPSGSPDSRRIEILQTANDVIAESGLRTSLQQIAEAAGILAGSLYHHFESKEAILVELIRRYHAALDLVGEQALRGLDSPDPRPIEEQIVGLGRAIARCAVAHRAALQMSFYEGPSSDPELIELTKQRPAGIQSAMLQLLRAGRCSGSIRPEMDLPTLADRICQSMLHVGLDVIRHKGSSDQVAGLLCRIHLHGLASHELTDAQLDRSAAFATADEVVKSWSENAEPAGSDKAAHVRAVARSEFGRRGYEMTTIRDIASAAGMGTGTVYRIIGSKDELLMSIMLAFGHKVGGGWSAVLGTDSTPLEKLDALSWLNINALDQFPDEFRIQLAWMRQSPPDVADPGWSFSTRVRQMKTMLSEGIRSGEIRVDSPNADLLARGVIGVQWIPENILRELGSDRALTHSRDTVIRGVAVRD, from the coding sequence ATGGCCGGCCAACCGTCAGGCTCCCCGGATTCGCGCCGGATCGAGATCCTGCAGACCGCCAACGACGTGATCGCCGAATCGGGACTGCGGACCTCGCTACAGCAGATCGCCGAGGCGGCGGGCATCCTCGCAGGCAGCCTCTATCACCATTTCGAATCCAAGGAGGCCATCCTCGTCGAGTTGATCCGGCGCTACCACGCGGCGCTGGACCTCGTCGGCGAGCAGGCGCTGCGCGGGCTCGACTCCCCTGACCCGCGCCCGATAGAAGAGCAGATCGTCGGCCTGGGCCGCGCCATTGCGCGGTGTGCGGTGGCGCATCGCGCCGCGCTGCAGATGTCGTTCTACGAAGGCCCCAGTTCGGACCCCGAGCTGATCGAACTGACCAAGCAGCGGCCGGCCGGGATCCAGTCCGCCATGCTGCAGCTGCTGCGCGCGGGCCGCTGCAGCGGCTCCATCAGGCCCGAGATGGATCTACCCACGCTGGCCGACCGGATCTGCCAGAGCATGTTGCATGTCGGGCTCGACGTGATCCGGCACAAAGGCAGCAGCGACCAGGTGGCCGGCCTGCTGTGCCGCATCCATCTGCACGGGCTGGCCAGTCACGAACTCACCGACGCACAACTGGATCGTTCGGCCGCGTTCGCAACCGCCGACGAGGTGGTCAAGAGTTGGTCGGAGAACGCCGAACCGGCCGGCAGCGACAAGGCCGCACACGTCCGTGCCGTTGCGCGCAGCGAATTCGGCAGGCGTGGCTACGAGATGACCACCATCCGCGATATCGCTTCGGCGGCCGGGATGGGCACCGGGACCGTATACCGGATCATCGGGTCGAAGGACGAACTGCTGATGTCGATCATGCTTGCCTTCGGCCACAAGGTCGGCGGCGGTTGGAGCGCGGTGTTGGGTACGGACTCCACGCCGCTGGAGAAGTTGGATGCGCTGAGCTGGCTCAATATCAATGCACTGGACCAGTTCCCGGACGAGTTCCGGATTCAGTTGGCCTGGATGCGACAGTCCCCGCCCGATGTCGCGGACCCCGGCTGGTCGTTCTCGACCCGGGTGCGGCAGATGAAGACGATGCTCTCCGAGGGCATTCGCTCCGGGGAGATCCGGGTCGACAGCCCGAACGCGGACCTGCTGGCCCGCGGTGTGATCGGTGTGCAGTGGATCCCGGAGAACATCCTGCGTGAACTGGGATCCGACCGTGCCCTCACCCATTCCCGGGACACCGTGATCCGTGGCGTGGCCGTTCGGGATTAG
- a CDS encoding nitroreductase family protein, translating into MASASSDIWEVLSTARTIRRFTDEPVDDATLARCLEAATWAPSGANAQAWRFVVLRSPELRKVVAAAARLALEAIEPVYGMSRPTEQETDLIARNNRATYELHDRAQEFTSVLFVQKRFPTASDLLLGASIFPAMQNFLLAARAQGLGACLTSWASYGGEALLREAVGVPEDWMLGGHIVIGWPKGRHGKLRRRPLTHAVSLDHWDQPADDLLAGAR; encoded by the coding sequence ATGGCGAGTGCGAGCAGTGACATCTGGGAGGTGTTGTCGACGGCGCGGACGATCCGCCGTTTCACCGACGAGCCTGTCGACGACGCAACCCTGGCCCGCTGCCTGGAAGCCGCCACCTGGGCCCCTTCCGGGGCGAACGCACAAGCCTGGCGGTTCGTCGTGCTGCGTTCACCCGAGTTGCGCAAAGTGGTCGCCGCGGCCGCGCGGCTGGCGCTGGAGGCCATCGAGCCGGTCTACGGGATGAGCAGACCGACCGAGCAGGAAACCGACCTGATCGCCCGCAACAACCGGGCGACCTACGAGCTGCACGACCGGGCCCAGGAGTTCACCTCGGTGCTCTTCGTCCAGAAACGATTCCCGACGGCCTCGGATCTGCTGCTGGGCGCATCCATCTTCCCGGCGATGCAGAACTTCCTGCTCGCCGCCCGCGCGCAGGGCCTGGGCGCCTGTCTGACCAGCTGGGCCTCCTACGGCGGGGAGGCGCTGCTGCGCGAGGCGGTGGGGGTACCGGAGGACTGGATGCTCGGCGGGCACATCGTCATCGGGTGGCCGAAGGGCCGGCACGGCAAGCTACGGCGCCGCCCGCTCACCCATGCGGTCAGCCTGGACCACTGGGACCAGCCCGCCGACGACCTGCTTGCCGGCGCGCGCTGA
- a CDS encoding acyl-CoA thioesterase domain-containing protein, whose protein sequence is MSARPFHFTQTEQDTFLPSAYAQSHWGPDHLNGPALVGLVARTLEESFGDPEFLPSRLTVDLFKAARGVPTHTKLALVRDGRRVRNAECELVQDGVTVVRATLVQYRLSEPPRGQEWVAPATFVGPADRDESRGIAIGSDEAGWSDAIADHQNASRKRFLNRTIDVVDGQPNSPFVRAAMAAEGTSLVTNLGTAGVGYINGDLTVALARLPRDEWIGVQADSHWAAAGIAVGTATLFDSEGAIGSGMVTAVSNPAAQIDFGNDPFPERTR, encoded by the coding sequence ATGAGTGCGCGCCCGTTCCACTTCACCCAGACCGAGCAGGACACCTTCCTGCCCAGCGCCTACGCGCAGAGCCACTGGGGCCCCGACCACCTCAACGGTCCGGCCCTGGTCGGGTTGGTGGCGCGGACGCTGGAGGAGAGCTTCGGCGACCCGGAGTTCCTGCCGTCCCGGCTGACCGTGGATCTGTTCAAGGCGGCCCGCGGGGTTCCCACGCACACCAAGCTGGCCCTGGTGCGCGACGGGCGCCGGGTACGCAACGCCGAGTGCGAGCTGGTGCAGGACGGGGTGACGGTGGTGCGGGCCACCCTGGTGCAGTACCGGCTGTCCGAGCCGCCCCGCGGCCAGGAGTGGGTGGCCCCGGCGACGTTCGTCGGGCCCGCCGATCGTGACGAGAGCCGGGGGATCGCCATCGGCAGCGACGAGGCCGGCTGGAGCGATGCCATCGCCGACCACCAGAACGCCTCCCGGAAGCGCTTCCTCAACCGCACCATCGACGTGGTGGACGGACAGCCCAATTCGCCGTTCGTGCGCGCCGCGATGGCGGCCGAGGGCACCAGTCTGGTCACCAACCTCGGCACCGCCGGGGTCGGCTACATCAACGGCGACCTCACGGTGGCGCTGGCCCGGTTGCCCCGCGACGAGTGGATAGGTGTGCAGGCCGATTCGCACTGGGCGGCCGCCGGAATCGCGGTGGGCACCGCCACCTTGTTCGACAGCGAGGGCGCCATCGGTTCCGGGATGGTGACCGCGGTCAGCAACCCGGCCGCCCAGATCGACTTCGGCAACGACCCGTTCCCGGAGCGCACCCGCTGA
- a CDS encoding ABC transporter permease — protein MTTTAARPAPRPAGAKPVKARPKWGDYSLRIVAGLVLLYLFVPILVIILFSFNKPAGKFNYTWQGFTLENWADPFKYPALTEALKLSLNVAFVSTAIALVLGTLLAVALVRQRFRGYKAVDTFMVLPLTAPEVVMGASLLTLFLDLSWNTGYVTILIAHVAFEVSFIAMTVRARVRGFDWTLEDASLDLGASPTRTFFKVTLPLIVPGIIAAAMLSFALSLDDFIVTYFVSGSTVTYPLYVNAAVKAAVPPQINVLATAILVASLLLLAVGTLYRRKKIDA, from the coding sequence ATGACGACCACCGCCGCCCGGCCGGCCCCCCGCCCGGCCGGAGCCAAACCGGTGAAGGCCCGGCCCAAGTGGGGCGATTACTCGCTGCGGATCGTCGCCGGACTGGTGCTGCTGTACCTGTTCGTGCCGATCCTGGTCATCATCCTGTTCTCGTTCAACAAGCCGGCAGGCAAGTTCAACTACACCTGGCAGGGCTTCACCCTGGAAAACTGGGCGGACCCGTTCAAGTACCCGGCGCTCACCGAGGCACTCAAGCTCAGCCTCAACGTCGCCTTCGTATCCACCGCCATCGCCCTGGTGCTCGGCACCCTGTTGGCCGTCGCGCTGGTGCGCCAACGGTTCCGGGGCTACAAGGCGGTGGACACCTTCATGGTGCTGCCGTTGACCGCACCCGAGGTGGTGATGGGCGCCTCGCTGCTCACCCTGTTCCTGGACCTGTCCTGGAACACCGGGTACGTCACCATCCTGATCGCACACGTGGCGTTCGAGGTCAGCTTCATCGCGATGACGGTGCGGGCCCGGGTGCGCGGCTTCGACTGGACCCTGGAGGACGCGTCGCTGGACCTGGGCGCGAGCCCGACCCGGACCTTCTTCAAGGTGACGCTGCCGCTGATCGTGCCGGGCATCATCGCCGCAGCCATGTTGTCCTTCGCGCTGTCGCTCGACGACTTCATCGTCACCTACTTCGTCAGCGGCTCCACGGTCACTTACCCGCTGTATGTGAACGCGGCGGTCAAGGCCGCGGTGCCACCGCAGATCAATGTGCTGGCCACCGCGATTCTGGTGGCGAGTCTGCTGCTACTGGCGGTCGGAACGCTATACCGGCGCAAGAAGATCGACGCCTGA
- a CDS encoding ABC transporter permease produces MAGVATSSRQRSKIAPYLMILPALAYLAIFFVVPFFSLARTSLSTSGGSVYLPTLTFDWKFSNFIDAFVLYQDQILRSFGYALAATVLCLLLAFPLAYVIAFKAGRFKNLILGLVILPFFVTFLIRTIAWKTILADEGWVVTALGSIGLLPDEGRLLSTSWAVIGGLTYNWIIFMILPLYVSLEKIDPRLLEASRDLYSGGARSFRKVILPLAMPGALAGSLLVFIPAVGDFINADYLGSTQTTMIGNVIQKQFLVVKDYPAAAALSLGLMGLILVGVLMYTRALGTEDLV; encoded by the coding sequence ATGGCCGGAGTCGCAACCAGCAGCCGGCAGCGGAGCAAGATCGCGCCGTATTTGATGATCTTGCCCGCGCTGGCCTATCTCGCCATTTTCTTCGTGGTGCCGTTCTTTTCGTTGGCGCGCACCTCGCTGTCGACGTCCGGCGGGTCGGTGTACCTGCCGACGCTGACCTTCGACTGGAAGTTCTCCAACTTCATCGATGCGTTCGTGCTGTACCAGGACCAGATTCTGCGGTCCTTCGGGTATGCGCTGGCGGCCACCGTGCTCTGCCTGCTGCTGGCCTTCCCGCTGGCCTATGTCATCGCCTTCAAGGCCGGCCGCTTCAAGAACCTGATCCTCGGGTTGGTGATCCTGCCGTTCTTCGTCACGTTCCTGATCCGGACCATCGCCTGGAAAACGATCCTGGCCGACGAGGGCTGGGTGGTCACCGCATTGGGCAGCATCGGCCTGCTCCCCGATGAGGGACGGCTGCTCTCGACGAGTTGGGCGGTGATCGGCGGACTGACCTACAACTGGATCATCTTCATGATCCTGCCGCTCTACGTCAGCCTGGAGAAGATCGACCCGCGTCTGCTGGAAGCCTCCCGGGACCTGTATTCCGGTGGCGCACGCAGCTTTCGGAAGGTGATCCTGCCGCTGGCGATGCCGGGCGCCCTGGCGGGCAGCCTGCTGGTGTTCATCCCGGCGGTCGGTGACTTCATCAATGCCGACTATCTGGGTAGCACCCAGACCACCATGATCGGCAACGTGATTCAGAAGCAGTTCCTGGTGGTCAAGGACTACCCGGCCGCGGCCGCGCTCAGCCTCGGCTTGATGGGCCTGATCCTGGTCGGCGTGCTGATGTACACCCGCGCCCTGGGCACGGAGGACCTGGTATGA
- a CDS encoding polyamine ABC transporter substrate-binding protein codes for MSNEIDPRLLSRLAANRTSRRRFIGGSAAAAAAAVLGSSFLAACGSDGGSSSDTSSAAQDEALLRVSNWPLYMADGFVAAFQTASGITVDYKEDFNDNEQWFAKVKEPLSRKQDIGTDLVVPTEFMAARVKGLGWLNEISESGVPNRKNLRADLLDSQVDPGRKFTAPYMTGMVGLAYNRAATGRDIRTIDDLWDPAFKGRVSLFSDVQDGLGMIMLSQGNSPENPTTESIQKAVDLVREQKDRGQIRRFTGNDYADDLAAGNIAVAQAYSGDVVQLQADNPDLQFIVPESGGDWFIDTMVVPYTTRNQKGAEAWIDYIYDRANYAKLVAYTQFVGVLSDMTDELAKVDPAAAANPLINPTPEVQAQLKSWAPLTDEQTQEFNTMFAAVTGG; via the coding sequence ATGTCCAACGAGATCGACCCCCGACTGCTGTCCCGCCTGGCCGCCAACCGCACCAGCCGGCGCCGGTTCATCGGCGGCAGCGCGGCGGCCGCCGCGGCCGCAGTGCTGGGCTCCTCGTTCCTGGCCGCCTGCGGATCCGACGGCGGCAGCTCGTCGGATACCTCCTCCGCCGCGCAGGACGAAGCTCTGCTGCGGGTCTCGAACTGGCCGCTGTACATGGCCGACGGTTTCGTCGCAGCCTTCCAGACGGCGTCCGGCATCACGGTGGACTACAAGGAAGATTTCAACGACAACGAGCAGTGGTTCGCCAAGGTGAAGGAGCCGCTGTCACGTAAGCAGGACATCGGCACCGACCTGGTGGTGCCCACCGAGTTCATGGCCGCCCGCGTGAAGGGGCTGGGCTGGCTCAACGAGATCAGCGAATCGGGTGTGCCCAACCGCAAGAACCTGCGGGCCGACCTGCTCGATTCGCAGGTCGATCCGGGCCGGAAGTTCACCGCGCCCTACATGACCGGCATGGTCGGCCTGGCCTACAACCGCGCCGCGACCGGTCGTGACATCAGGACCATCGACGATCTGTGGGATCCCGCCTTCAAGGGCCGGGTCAGCCTGTTCTCCGACGTCCAGGACGGCCTGGGCATGATCATGCTGTCCCAGGGCAACTCGCCGGAGAACCCGACGACCGAGAGCATCCAGAAGGCCGTTGATCTGGTCCGGGAGCAGAAGGACCGGGGGCAGATCCGCCGCTTCACCGGCAATGACTACGCCGACGATCTGGCCGCCGGGAACATCGCTGTGGCACAGGCCTATTCGGGTGACGTGGTGCAGTTGCAGGCCGACAACCCGGACCTGCAGTTCATCGTCCCGGAGTCCGGCGGCGACTGGTTCATCGACACCATGGTGGTCCCGTACACCACCCGCAACCAGAAGGGCGCCGAGGCCTGGATCGACTACATCTACGACCGGGCCAACTACGCCAAGCTGGTCGCCTACACCCAGTTCGTCGGGGTGCTCTCGGACATGACCGACGAACTGGCCAAGGTCGATCCCGCGGCCGCCGCGAACCCGTTGATCAACCCGACGCCGGAGGTGCAGGCGCAGCTGAAGTCGTGGGCACCGCTGACCGACGAGCAGACGCAGGAATTCAACACCATGTTCGCCGCTGTCACCGGTGGCTAG
- a CDS encoding ABC transporter ATP-binding protein, whose translation MIEIDHVVKRFDDYVAVADADFTIAQGEFFSMLGPSGCGKTTTLRMIAGFETPTEGAIRLEGVDVSRVSPHKRNVNTVFQHYALFPHMTVWDNIAYGPRSMKIDKTKGKGEVKRRVDEIIETVRLTDFAKRKPGQLSGGQQQRVALARALVNYPSALLLDEPLGALDLKLRHAMQFELKRIQREVGITFIYVTHDQEEALTMSDRIAVMNAGNVEQIGSPTDIYDRPATVFVAGFIGQANLWPGRQTGRTNRDFVEIEVLGTKLKSRPGETTIEPGGHATLMIRPERVRVSTDPPTGDLAVVRGTVRDLTFQGPVVRLSVTAPDDSTIVAHVGPEQNLPLLRPGDEVYTHWSPEASLVLPAADIPTTEDLEEMLDES comes from the coding sequence GTGATCGAGATCGACCATGTGGTCAAACGCTTCGACGACTATGTCGCGGTGGCAGACGCGGACTTCACCATCGCCCAGGGCGAGTTCTTCTCCATGCTCGGCCCCTCGGGGTGTGGCAAGACGACGACGCTGCGGATGATCGCCGGCTTCGAGACCCCGACCGAGGGAGCGATCCGCCTTGAGGGCGTCGACGTGTCCCGGGTATCCCCGCACAAGCGCAACGTCAACACCGTCTTCCAGCATTACGCGTTGTTCCCGCACATGACGGTCTGGGACAACATCGCCTACGGCCCGCGCAGCATGAAGATCGACAAGACCAAGGGCAAAGGCGAGGTCAAACGCCGGGTCGACGAGATCATCGAGACCGTGCGGCTCACCGACTTCGCCAAGCGCAAGCCCGGCCAGCTCTCCGGCGGCCAGCAGCAGCGCGTCGCCCTGGCCCGCGCGCTGGTGAACTACCCCAGCGCCCTGCTGCTCGACGAACCGCTCGGCGCGCTGGACCTGAAGCTGCGTCATGCGATGCAGTTCGAACTGAAACGCATCCAGCGCGAGGTGGGGATCACCTTCATCTACGTGACCCACGATCAGGAAGAGGCGCTGACGATGAGTGACCGCATCGCGGTCATGAACGCCGGCAACGTCGAGCAGATCGGCAGCCCCACCGACATCTACGACCGGCCCGCGACCGTGTTCGTCGCCGGCTTCATCGGCCAGGCGAACCTGTGGCCCGGCCGGCAGACCGGCCGCACCAACCGAGACTTCGTGGAGATCGAGGTGCTCGGCACGAAGCTCAAGTCGCGTCCCGGTGAGACGACCATCGAGCCCGGCGGGCACGCCACCCTGATGATCCGACCGGAACGGGTCCGGGTGTCCACCGACCCACCGACCGGCGATCTGGCTGTGGTTCGCGGCACCGTGCGCGACCTCACCTTCCAGGGGCCGGTGGTGCGGCTCTCGGTCACCGCCCCCGACGACTCGACCATCGTCGCGCACGTCGGGCCGGAACAGAATCTGCCGCTGCTGCGGCCGGGTGACGAGGTCTACACCCACTGGTCGCCGGAGGCCTCCCTGGTGCTGCCCGCCGCCGACATCCCCACCACCGAGGATCTCGAGGAGATGCTCGACGAGTCCTGA